The following are encoded in a window of Rubellicoccus peritrichatus genomic DNA:
- a CDS encoding FkbM family methyltransferase, producing MKLLTVIRDRFHPLWRLRQLRVFRFIQEKLDPDFRCRCEGLSISVKLLRDASVILPHGGKENESRDAFRKAIDDHDIDVFFDIGANVGLYSWGALAKGVKDIFLVEPDMTNQRLLAKTIHRNQLKNCYLLPFAMSDSVGVAKFFLDKASGTTGSLEDQSDNDHSLHHAYGVGEWCSVPTLKLDIFTDFVKDRNVLIKIDVEGAEESVFEGAMNFIQAARPTILVECFDRSRLDVFESMGYIITRLPEEYNYLLQYKEK from the coding sequence ATGAAACTGCTGACTGTAATCCGTGATCGTTTTCACCCTCTCTGGCGTCTTCGTCAGTTGCGTGTATTTCGTTTCATTCAGGAAAAGCTGGATCCTGACTTTCGGTGCCGTTGCGAGGGGCTCTCCATCTCCGTGAAGTTGCTGAGAGATGCCAGTGTGATCTTGCCACATGGAGGAAAGGAAAACGAATCGCGTGATGCATTCCGGAAAGCAATCGATGATCATGATATCGATGTTTTTTTTGATATAGGTGCCAACGTCGGGCTTTATTCCTGGGGTGCCCTGGCCAAGGGAGTTAAGGATATTTTCTTAGTTGAGCCGGATATGACGAATCAGAGATTGTTGGCAAAAACCATCCACAGAAATCAGTTAAAGAACTGCTATTTGCTGCCTTTTGCCATGAGTGACAGCGTGGGTGTCGCCAAATTCTTTTTAGATAAAGCAAGTGGAACAACGGGTAGTCTGGAAGACCAAAGTGACAATGACCACTCCCTGCATCATGCCTATGGAGTTGGTGAATGGTGCTCGGTTCCCACTTTGAAACTCGATATTTTCACGGACTTCGTGAAAGACAGAAACGTACTGATTAAAATCGACGTGGAAGGAGCAGAGGAGTCCGTTTTTGAAGGAGCAATGAACTTTATTCAGGCAGCGCGACCAACCATACTTGTCGAGTGCTTTGATCGTTCACGTTTGGATGTCTTTGAAAGCATGGGTTACATCATTACCCGGTTACCGGAAGAGTATAATTATTTGCTTCAGTACAAAGAAAAATGA
- a CDS encoding glycosyltransferase: MKICIVTPDMVGPIRNGGIGTHVYNLCQLLAKHELTILFTSKVEEGISAGWKKAYQKRGIRVITHDSLDNRDPYKKAAPWEEWFLERSRRICEFLDAEHFDLVHFQDWHANGFYSIRSRRTGVALQNTRLVVTMHSPSEWQREGMQEWQTHVIPDMKMNFVERYCCQHADQLIAPSQHMFDWAESNGWKLAKDRRVLHCSYLEKAEKSVSKPDPDHLIFFGRLETRKGLGVFLDGLRLYNTRNSENTIRKITFLGKPGMHNGSKAEEILDELQAANPSWEIACEFKRDTHGAMQYLAESGGVVLIPSLLDNCPYTVIECIERKLPFFAARTGGIPELTAEERLFEPTREGVADVLERREKLTLDVSHAYSAATANHSWSEYHDTLQPLAKAPKAEQPLVSICIPYYNHPVYLPQLLESVDRIEYPNFEVIICNDGSPSPEANEVFAQMKKHYDRPNWTFLEKENGGVGHTRNHAAARAKGDYIVFMDADNLAKPPMLSTMVEAIQRSGADCLTCYFTAFEADTPPTGDEDIAYIYRPIGGSVAFGIVENVFGDANFIITREAFEGVGGFTPVRNASNEDWEILLNLAYAGYDVDIIPREIFWYRFLETGFSRVTNHYTNHQRVVRRILEDCPPAQREVLKDFALPIFYQFLELERQIGKENMAKLEVRPTPWHKHIYRFYRRMLKDPKYTRKKR, encoded by the coding sequence ATGAAAATCTGCATTGTCACGCCCGACATGGTTGGTCCAATACGGAACGGCGGCATTGGCACACACGTTTATAATCTTTGCCAGCTACTGGCCAAGCACGAGTTAACGATTTTGTTTACCTCGAAGGTGGAGGAGGGCATCAGCGCTGGCTGGAAGAAAGCTTATCAGAAGCGGGGAATTCGTGTCATCACACACGACTCACTGGACAATCGGGATCCATACAAGAAGGCAGCGCCCTGGGAAGAGTGGTTCCTGGAGCGCTCTCGTCGCATCTGTGAGTTCCTGGATGCCGAGCATTTTGATCTCGTCCATTTTCAGGACTGGCATGCCAATGGTTTTTATTCGATTCGATCCCGGCGGACCGGAGTGGCGCTTCAGAATACGCGCCTGGTAGTTACCATGCACAGTCCCTCCGAATGGCAGCGTGAGGGCATGCAGGAATGGCAAACTCATGTCATTCCTGACATGAAGATGAATTTCGTCGAACGCTATTGCTGTCAGCATGCGGATCAGCTGATCGCACCGAGTCAGCATATGTTTGATTGGGCCGAATCAAATGGTTGGAAATTAGCCAAGGATCGTCGGGTTTTGCATTGTTCCTACCTTGAGAAAGCAGAAAAGTCCGTTTCAAAGCCTGATCCTGACCATCTCATCTTTTTTGGGCGACTGGAAACACGCAAAGGCCTTGGAGTGTTTCTCGATGGGCTTCGTCTTTATAATACCCGCAATTCCGAGAATACGATTCGGAAGATTACTTTCCTCGGAAAGCCTGGAATGCACAATGGTAGTAAGGCGGAGGAGATTCTGGATGAGCTTCAGGCTGCGAATCCTTCCTGGGAGATTGCTTGCGAATTCAAACGCGACACACATGGCGCCATGCAGTATCTGGCTGAGTCGGGGGGCGTTGTGCTGATTCCTTCATTGCTCGATAATTGCCCCTATACTGTTATCGAGTGTATCGAAAGAAAGCTTCCGTTTTTCGCCGCAAGGACCGGAGGTATTCCTGAACTGACTGCAGAGGAGCGTCTCTTCGAACCAACACGAGAAGGTGTCGCCGATGTGCTGGAACGTCGGGAGAAGCTGACTCTTGACGTCTCACATGCCTATAGCGCGGCAACAGCTAATCATAGTTGGAGCGAATATCACGATACCTTACAACCTCTGGCCAAAGCTCCGAAAGCAGAGCAGCCTTTGGTTTCCATTTGCATTCCATATTACAATCATCCAGTTTATTTACCGCAGTTGCTGGAGTCTGTGGATAGGATCGAGTATCCGAACTTCGAAGTCATTATCTGCAATGATGGCAGTCCGAGTCCGGAAGCAAACGAAGTTTTTGCGCAAATGAAAAAGCACTACGACCGCCCCAACTGGACTTTCCTTGAGAAGGAAAACGGTGGAGTCGGGCACACCAGAAATCATGCAGCTGCCAGGGCGAAGGGAGATTACATCGTTTTCATGGATGCGGACAATCTGGCCAAGCCGCCAATGCTTTCGACCATGGTCGAGGCCATCCAGCGTTCAGGCGCGGATTGCCTCACTTGTTACTTCACGGCCTTCGAAGCAGATACACCTCCTACTGGTGACGAAGATATTGCCTACATTTACCGGCCAATTGGCGGGTCTGTTGCCTTCGGTATAGTTGAGAATGTTTTTGGAGATGCGAACTTCATTATCACCCGGGAAGCTTTTGAGGGGGTTGGTGGTTTTACTCCCGTACGCAACGCCTCGAATGAAGATTGGGAAATCCTGCTTAATCTCGCTTATGCGGGTTATGATGTGGATATCATTCCGCGTGAGATTTTCTGGTATCGTTTTCTGGAAACTGGTTTTTCACGAGTGACGAATCACTACACCAATCATCAGCGTGTTGTTCGCCGTATTCTGGAAGACTGTCCTCCGGCCCAGCGTGAAGTCCTCAAAGATTTTGCGCTTCCTATCTTTTATCAGTTCCTTGAATTGGAACGCCAGATCGGTAAAGAGAATATGGCTAAGCTTGAAGTGCGTCCAACGCCATGGCATAAACATATTTATCGGTTTTATCGACGCATGCTGAAGGATCCAAAATATACGAGAAAGAAGCGATGA
- a CDS encoding histone deacetylase — MDIVFDDSYRYDNWDHVFPVIKYRMLYEKIQEYAGNMLMVHRPVSPSEDTLALIHTREYLDDLLNCRQTPITMSSEFPLFPELINGMRMMAGGSILAAEVALEEGAAFHVGGGFHHAFAGHAEGFCYFNDIAIGAQCVLNETGKKVLVIDLDVHQGNGTARIFQGNDSVFTFSVHQENNYPEKQKSDLDIGLEDGIEDEAYLKALDQGLAIIEQKFSPDLVFYVAGVDLHCNDQLGGLSLTDEGVYKRDRRVMEFCKSKGVPVVVVLAGGYSLKIEDTVKLHFGACKAMHEVF, encoded by the coding sequence ATGGATATCGTATTTGATGATAGTTATCGATATGACAACTGGGATCATGTTTTCCCGGTGATCAAATACAGGATGCTTTACGAGAAGATTCAGGAATATGCCGGGAACATGTTGATGGTCCATCGGCCGGTTTCTCCATCTGAGGATACCCTGGCTCTGATTCATACTCGTGAGTACCTTGATGATCTCCTAAACTGTAGACAGACGCCGATCACGATGTCGTCGGAGTTTCCTTTATTCCCCGAGCTAATCAATGGCATGCGGATGATGGCGGGTGGTTCCATCCTGGCCGCTGAAGTGGCCCTGGAAGAAGGTGCTGCCTTTCATGTTGGAGGCGGATTTCACCATGCATTCGCCGGGCATGCCGAGGGCTTCTGCTACTTCAATGATATTGCGATTGGTGCTCAGTGTGTCTTGAATGAAACCGGTAAGAAAGTGCTTGTGATAGATTTGGATGTCCATCAAGGGAATGGTACAGCCAGGATATTCCAAGGCAATGATTCCGTCTTCACCTTTTCGGTTCATCAGGAAAACAATTACCCTGAGAAACAGAAGAGTGATTTGGACATCGGCCTCGAAGACGGCATTGAGGACGAAGCTTATTTAAAGGCACTTGATCAGGGACTGGCTATCATCGAACAAAAATTTTCGCCGGATTTGGTTTTCTACGTCGCTGGTGTCGACCTGCATTGCAACGACCAGCTGGGTGGCCTGAGTCTGACTGATGAGGGTGTTTATAAGAGAGACCGAAGGGTGATGGAGTTTTGCAAATCCAAGGGGGTCCCGGTTGTGGTTGTTCTGGCCGGAGGTTATTCCCTCAAGATAGAAGATACCGTTAAACTCCACTTCGGAGCTTGCAAAGCGATGCATGAGGTTTTTTAG
- a CDS encoding class I SAM-dependent methyltransferase, protein MSIKVNLEVPGWSTEIELMVLARLAQLVPDGGTIVELGTLAGRTAYAMAASNPKVKVHCVDVWENFLKSSIPEPSLMHFSGDIEAFDTENIYECFLKQVEGLDNIVPHRGKTTEVPWDSDEKIDLLYIDADHDEEPVYQDLLKWFPRMKRNGIILGHDFNMGSVKRALARFSHETDKMGEYMQLINIPSCVIWAYVRGTDHAKSWGMDFTSLFPYGCWHYPLTEAGFGKKKSEATES, encoded by the coding sequence ATGTCTATTAAGGTGAATTTGGAAGTTCCTGGTTGGTCAACTGAGATTGAACTCATGGTGTTGGCCCGCCTCGCACAGCTCGTCCCCGACGGAGGTACTATTGTCGAGCTCGGCACACTCGCCGGCAGAACAGCCTACGCCATGGCTGCGAGCAATCCAAAGGTCAAAGTTCACTGCGTAGATGTCTGGGAGAATTTTCTTAAAAGCAGCATCCCGGAGCCTTCCCTCATGCACTTCTCCGGAGATATTGAAGCTTTCGATACGGAAAACATCTACGAATGCTTCCTCAAGCAGGTTGAAGGCCTGGACAATATCGTCCCGCATCGTGGAAAAACCACCGAAGTGCCGTGGGATTCCGACGAGAAAATCGATCTGCTTTACATCGATGCCGACCATGATGAAGAACCCGTTTACCAGGACCTCCTGAAATGGTTTCCCCGCATGAAGCGCAACGGCATCATCCTCGGGCATGACTTCAATATGGGCTCAGTCAAGCGAGCCCTGGCACGCTTTTCCCATGAAACAGATAAAATGGGCGAATACATGCAGTTGATCAATATCCCCAGCTGTGTCATCTGGGCTTATGTCAGAGGAACCGATCATGCTAAGTCCTGGGGCATGGACTTCACCTCACTCTTTCCCTATGGCTGCTGGCATTATCC